ATCCCAGGGAGTTGCTGCCCTCTCGGTGCGACGCCTGATCCATGCTGCGGCGGCACCAACACTTCTACAAGTACCTACAATTCTGTCTGGTACCCACAGTTTTGTTAGGGGAAGTGCTGGTGCGGAAGCAGAGTTATAGCTGCGGCCTGGATGCTGCCATCGACGTCATGGGAGGGAAATGGAAGGGATTGATCCTGTTCTGGCTCGGCGAGGGGCCGCTGCGCTTCGGCGAGTTACGCCGAACGGTGGTCGGCATCAGTGAGCGGATGCTGATCCTGCATCTGCGGGAGCTGGAGGCCAGTGGCCTGGTGCACCGTGAGGTCCATCACCAGGTGCCACCGAAGGTGGAGTACTCACTGACCGAGTTCGGTCACTCGCTCCTTACCGCTCTCACCCCGCTCGGCCAGTGGGGCGAGGACCACATGGAGCGTCTCGAAGCCCTCCTTGAGCCGGGCCCACGGGAAGGCAGTCGAGAACACCGCCGCGACACCTCCGCTCCTTGACGTACTGCCCGGCCCTCACAAGCCACCCCATAACTGATCTTGATGTGCGACGATCCCGATCGTGGCAGGTGTGATCACAGCATCAGAGACGGCCTGGATAGCCCCGTTCACAGGCCTTAGCCCACGGCTCTTCACTCGTTTGGTGGCCGCAGTGCGCCGCGAGAACGCGGCTGCGCCCGCGCGGGGGCGGCCGTGGAAACTTCCTCTGGAAGACCGAGTGCTACTCGTGACCACCTATTGGCGCACCAACCTGACCTTGCGTCAACTGGCCCCGTTGTTCGGCATTTCGAAGTCCGCTGCAGACCGTGTCATCGACCACCTCGGGCCAATGCTCGCCCTCCAGCCACGCAAGCGGTTCCGCAAGGACACCGTCCTCATCGCGGACGGCACCCTGGTGCCCACGCGTGATCACTCGGTGGCCGAGCAGTCGAAGAACTACCGGTACTCCACGAACCACCAGGTCGTCATCGATGCCGACACCCGCCTCGTGGTCACGGCCGGCCGGCCCCTGCCCGGCAACCGCAACGACTGCAAGGCATGGGAGTTGTCCGGTGCGAAGGCCGCTGTCGGCCAGACGACAGTAATCGCCGACGGTGGCTACCGCGGCACCGGGCTGATCATCCCGCACCGTCCCGAACCCGGCCAGAGCGAACTCCCGGGCCGGAAAGAGGAGCACAACCGCTCACACCGCAAGGTCCGCGCCCGCGTTGAGCACACCTTCGCCCGAATGAAGGAATGGAAGATCCTGCGCGACTGCCGCCTCAAGGGCGACGGCGTTCACCACGCGATGCTCGGTATCGCCCACCTCCACAACCTCGCCCTCGCCCTCGCCGGATAGACCGAGGACGCCCAGCCGCACAGGCCATCTGACTCGCCCAACCGATCATTGCGGGACAAGCCTTAGTCTCGGCGGGTGACGCTCTACTTCGACCCGATGACTACCGTCCACAGCAGGGACCACAATGCGTTTCGGGGCCGCTGGGAGGACCGGCTGTGGCTTAACGTCCCCGGGCCTTTCTACGGCGGGGAGACCGACACCTGCTGGACTGGACGGCTTGCAGCGCCCGCCCACGTCCTCTACGGGGGTGAATACCTTACCGAGTATGTCTATCGCCAGCCCAGAACGCCTGCGGAGACCGCCGTGCTGGTCGACGCGGCAGGCGACGACCCGTTCGGGGGGTACGGCTGTGACGGCGACTCCCGGTGGACACCGGAAGCCGTCCGGGAGTGGTGGCGTAACCGCGGACAGGTCCTGCAATACCTGTCCGACCAGCGGAGCACATGGGATGAGAGCGATGCCGCACAGGGCCAGGACATCGCTGCTGCCGTCCGCGACTTCGAGTCCTACATCGGCGGCGGCCTGGCATCCGACCTGCAGATCTACCTCTACTGGCTGGAGAAGCGACAGTCTCCCGATCCCGGTGACCGGCTGCCCGAGTTGTAGCCGAGGGCATTTCGCGGCAACAAGGCCGCCGATCCGCGAGGAACGCAGCGATCCCAGGGGCTGAGGTGTCACGCGGCGAGTGCGTGGGCTCGGTGGGACCAGGCGGTCGCCTCGTCGTACGGTGTGCCGGTTTTGAGGCAGCCGTGCAGGATGCCCACGAGCCGGTTGGCGAGTTGGCGCAGGGCGGCGTTGAACTCGATGCCGCGGGCGCGTTTGTGCTCGTAGTAGGCCCTGGCGCCTGGGGAGACCCGCAGTGCGGAGAATGCTTGGGCGATCAGGGTCGATGAGCCGGTCGTTGCGGACGTGCCGGGCGGTCACGACCTTCTTCTTGCCGGAGGCGCGGTGATCGGGCTGGTGCCGGCGTAGTTCTTGCGGGCCTTGGCGCTGGCGTAACGGTGCGGGTCGTCGCCGAATTCTGCGAGTACCCGGGCGCTGAGTATCGCTCCCAGTCCGGGCTGAGACCGGATGATCTCGGCGCTCGGGTGCTCGCCGAAGAAGTCCTCGACCTGCGTGTGCAGAAACTTGACCTGCTCGTTCAAGGTGACCAGCATCGAGATGAGCGCGAACGGAGACGGCGTAGGCCGCCGTCACAGCGGTGGGCCGGCCCAGGTGCTTGGCGCGCAGTACGGCTTGGATCCTGGTGACCTTGTCGGGGATGCCGCGTCGGCGGGCGCGCTTGAGGGCCGCACTGATTTGTGTGGTCGTCAGCTTCGCAGCGGCGACCGGATCGGCTGCCTTGGCCAGTAGTTCCAGGGTGTCGGGGGCGTCCAGGTCCTCGAACGCCTCCAGGGCACCCGGAAAGTAGTCGAGCAGGGCGTGCCGCAGCCGCTGCCTGGTGCGGGTGCGTTCCCAGATCAGGGTCTTATGCGCGCGTGTCACGACCTTGACCGCTTCGGCGTCGGCAGTGTCCCCGGAGATCGGGCGGAGCTGGTGGGAGTCGGTACGCACCATGTCAGCGAGCATGTGCGCGTCGGCCCCGTCGCTCTTGGCCCCCGACACAGCCAGGCATCCCGGTACCGGGATGCCTGCAGCGGATTGACCGCGTACACCGTGTAGCCGGCGGCGATCAGCACCTGCACCCACGGGCCCCGATCGGTCTCGATTCCGATCACGACCTCGGCTTTGCTGTCTTCGCCGAGCTCCGCACCGATCATCGAGTGCAGTCGTTCGATTCCCGCGACGCCCTCCGGCAGGCGAGCCTTGGACAGCCGACGACGGCCTGCGGCGTCCATCAACTCGACGTCGTGGTGGTCCTGGGCCCAGTCGTCCCCAACGAACAGCAACTCGTCCTCCGTCATCGACCTCGATCGGCAGTAGCCCGTAGGAGAACCATCAGCGACCTAATAAGGCTGTGCTCACGCCGCAACCGGGCGGGCACGACATCCCATCAGCGATTTCGCTCCTGGCCGACCAGCAGGGGCACGATCTGTCAACAGGACTCGGAGTCCAGGGAACAAAGAGTGCTCACCTGATGGCGGCTACCAGGCACCGAGTCTGCCGGATGGAGCCTCGGTAGGTCTTATTAGGGAACACACCTGGTCCGACGACACCACCCACGCGATCCACGAATCCCAGACCCTGCGCATCGAGCGCGTCCACGAAGCCCACCCCCGCGAAACCGCCTGGACCGTGGCCGCGTACGAGACGCCCGTCTCCGACCGGATGTGGCACCTCACCGCGACCGGCACCACCCCCACCCCTGTGCTCCAGACCCTGCTGCACCACCTCGCCGAAGGCGACGCATGGGACACCGCCATCGGAAGTCCCGTCGACGAGAAGACCGTCACCGCCGCCACCAAACCCCTCACTGACGCCGGATGGAAGCACACCGTCGACGGACGCTGGATCCGGTGGACGAACCTGTCCGGGGACGCCGGCATCCAGTTCGACGCGTTCGCTGCCCAGAATCCGAACAGCCCCCTCACCACCTGGACCATCTGGGCCGGCCTCAGCATCGATCACCCCACCTGGACCATCACGGCATCCCCGTACACCCCCAGCTCGCTGATGGCCAGCCTCGCCGAGACTCTCGCCCACGCAACCGGCACCCGCCAGACCAACACCTCGCAGCGCGTGCGTGGCGCACATCTCGGCACCACGCCACCGGCTCTGCCACCGGCAACGGCCGGCTACCCGAGCGGCCGATCCCTCTGATGTCCGACCGATTCCTCCAGGGTTCTTCGACGGGTGTCCGGCGCGCGGAACGCCAGGCCCTGTCGCCACACTCCAGCGGAAAACCGCAGGCGCACGCCAACAGCGCGAGGGATCAGGAGGCATGCGCCCGGATGACTGGCACCTCACCGAAGACCTCGACGCCTTTCTCACCCGAGCCGGGGACTTCCTGCGCTCGCGCCCTGCCCTGCACACCGTCCCGCTGACAGTGACCGAGGCACTGCGTACGCGTGGGGTGGACGAGTACGGCGCTGAAGCCCCTGTCTTCGGCTGGCTGGAGCAGGCGGGCGAGGTCCGCGCGGCCTTCTTCCGCACCCCGCCCCGCCGCCCGTACCTCACCCCTCTCACCCCCAAGGAGGCCGACGCCCTCGCCGCCCACTTGGCTGGCCTCGGCCTTCCCCTCCCCGGCGCCAGTGCGGACCACGACACCGCCACCGCCTTCGCCGATGCCTGGGCGCGGCACATGGGCGCCACGCCGACGCTCCACGAGCGGGGAGCGCCTGTACCGCCTCGGCACGCTCACACCACCGGAGCCACTCCCGGAGGGCCGAAGCCGAGTCGCGGGCGAGCAGGACCGTAAGCAACTCATGCTATGGCACCGCGAGTTCATCACCGACATCGGAGGAACCCCCGCTGCGGACAACGGCTCATGGGCGGATACACGCATCGCCCCAGGACGCGTCACGCTCTGGGAAATCCCGGACAGCACCGCCGTTTCCATGGCGGGCGTGACCCCGATGGTCGCCGGCCAGGTCCGGGCGGCTCCCGTCTACACCCCGGCCCACCTGCGTGGCCGCGGTTACGCGGGCGCCGCGACGGTCGAGGTCAGTCGGGCCGCCCTGGCCGCAGGCGCGGAGGAGGTCCTGCTATTCGCGGACCTGGCCAACCCCACTAGCAACGGCCTCTACCAGAGGATCGGGTACCGCCCGGTCACCGACTTCGCGGTGTACAACTTCAAGTGTTCCGCGCCGGAAATCCGTTGAAGACCTCGCTGGACTTTCTTGAACCACCACGATCGCCAGTGAGGGCGGGTCCGCGTAACGCGTGAGCTTCACCGTCCTGTTCCAAGCCGCCGCCGACCAGATAACCGCCGCGCGGGGCATCGGCACCGCCGATCCCGTGTCGCTGATCGGTTATCGGGCCGTGCTGGACAGCCTCCTGCCCGAGCACTCTCGCTGACGGAGCCAACAGGTAAACACAACGGTGTTGCACTCGGCGGGACGCCATCCGGCGCATACGTAGTGACCCCTCATAGGGGCGATATGAACGGGTACAGCGTGGACATCCAGCCGTACACGGCACGTTATGACCCCTCGTAGGGACGATGAGGACGGGTCCGGGACGCCACGGGGCAGGTATGGCGCTACACGTTGCGACCCCTCGCAGGGACGACGAGGACGATGCCCGCCTTCCCCGGCACGCACGTGCACACCGTGTTGCCCCCCGTAGCGGCGAAAAGGGCGCATCGGGGAACAGCGCGCCCGCCTCGCCGACATCTAGAGGGCGTCTGAAAAGCCTGTCAGCGGGCTGGTCTTGCGAGGCGGCGCACGAGGAGCATGGCCATGGTGAGGTAGATGGCGTTCTCCGAGCAGACGCGCAGGTACTCGTAGTCCTTCGACAGACGGCGGCACCGTCCTAGCCAGGCAAACGTCCGCTCTACCACCCAACGCCGTGGGACCACGGCGAAGAGGCGCACTGCCGGAGGCGGTGCTCCCACCCGAGCCCAGGTCGAGCGGAATCCTCCGTCGCGACGCTGCACGACCTCCACGGTGATGCCGGTGGCCTCCTGGGCCCAGGCGTGGAAGTCCGCACCGCGGTAACCCTGGTCCGCCCACACGTGCCGCAGACGCGGAAAGGCATCGGCAGCGCGGGAGAACAGCACCACGGCACCATCGCGATCGCCGACGCTGGCCGGGCTCACGCAGGCCACCAGGACGGTGCCGCGGGTATCGACGAGCAGGTGACGCTTGATGCCGCTGACCTTCTTGCCGCCGTCGTACCCATGCAGTCCTCCGCGCTCACTGGCCCGAACGCTCTGGCTGTCCACAATGGCTGCACTGGGCGTGGGATCCCGGCCGACCTGCACCCGCTCGCGTTCGCGCAGCCCCGTCAACATCCGCTCCCACACGCCCTCTTGCTGCCACCGCCGCCAGTAGTGGTAGACCGTCTGCCACGGCGGCAGGTCATGCGGCAAAAGTCTCCAGGCACAGCCAGCGCGCACCCAGTACGCCAGCGCGTTGAGGATCTCCCGCCGCGCGTGTTTCGCCGGCCGTCCACCGGGCTTGACCGCCGGAACCAGCGGACAGAGGATCTCCCACTCCGGATCGGACAGATCCGTCGAGTAACGGGTACGCAGCCCGCACACCCCAGCCCCCGAAAGTGCGCCACCGCCCCGCTACCAGGCGACTTGCCCGCTGACAGGCTTTTCAGACGCCCTCTAGTTGTGACCCCTCCCAAGGGCGATGAGGACCTGTCGGCATCGGCATTCAGGTCCTGGACGGCGTCAAGTTGTGACCCCTCGTAGGGACGCTGAGGACCATAACCGTCCGCGTAGACAAGACGAAGGATGACGAGTTTTGACCCCTCGTAGGGACACAGGAAGGATGAGGATCCCTCACCCAGTCTGGGTACTGGATCATCAGGTCCTGGGGACGTTCACACCCTACGCCGCGTCCCAGCTCGCCGACGCATCGTTGTGACCCCTCGCAGGGACGATGAGAACTCAACCCTCACGACGTCTGCGACCTGGCTGGGTGTGTCAATTTAACGGCTGATCTTGATTGTTGAGTGTCAGCTGTTGCTCGGGGTCAGGCGGCCCTCGAAGGCGATCTGGAACGCGTTCAGGGGTGCCTTCCAGCGCATGGTCCACCTCTTGGGACCCTTCCCCGTCGAGTCCAGGCTCATCAGCGCCATGTAGATGCACTTGAGGGCGGCGGCTTCGTTGGGGAAGTGGCCGCGGGCGCGAACGGCCCTGCGGATGCGGGCGTTGACGCTCTCGATCGCGTTCGTGCTGCAGATGACCTTGCGTATCTCGACGTCGAAGGAGAGGAAGGGCACGAACTCGGCCCAGGTGTCCGACCACAGCTTCACGATCGCCGGATACTTCCGGCCCCAGGACTCCTGGAACTCCAGGAACCGCTCCGTCGCCGCGTCCTCGCTGGGTGCGGTGTAGACGGGCTTGAGCGCCTTGGCGACCTTGTCCCAGTCCTGGCGGGCGGCGTATCGGAACGAATTCCGCAGCAGGTGAACCACACACGTCTGGACAATCGTGCGAGGCCAGACGGTCTCCACGGCCTCGGGAAGGCCCTTGAGCCCGTCACAGACCAGCATCAGCACGTCGTTAAGGCCGCGGTTCTTCAGCTCGGTGAACACATGCAGCCAGTACTTGGCACCCTCTCCGCCATCGCCGGCCCAGATGCCGAGGATGTCGCGGGTGCCGTCCACGGTCACCGCCATCACCACGTAGATGGGACGGTTCGCGACCTGCCCGTCTCTGATCTTGACGTTGATGGCGTCCACGAACAGAACCGGGTAGACACGGTCGAGGGGCCGGTTCTGCCAATCGGCCATGCCCTCCATCACTGTGTCGGTGATGGTGGAGATGGTCTGCTTGGACACCTCGGCGCCGTAGACCTCGGCCAGGTGAGCGGCGATCTCGCCGTGCGTGAGCCCCTTCGCGGACAGCGACAGCACCATCTCGTCGACCCCGGTCAGCCGTCTTCTCTGGGGGTAACCGTGTGGCGCGAGGCGAGTGGAGACAACTTTGTGCAGCTCAGCGCCGGTGTGAACGACAGTATCGTGTGCAACATGTGTGGCGCTACTTGTCGTGAGAGTCGCTGAGTTTCAGCAGCGCTCGTCTCCGCCGGGCAAGGCTGGCTGATCGCCCCTGGGATTCACACGAATTCGACTACGGTCGGGCGCATGGATCGCCTATCCGAGATCACGTTCCTTCTGCCCGACGCACCCGAATCGCGTAGTTTCCTCGACGAGCTGCGCTCGCTGTTCGCCGAGGTGACATACGCCGACTTCACCGGGGATGCGAGCACGGCCGACGGGGTGGGTGACCGCCTGACCCTCACCCCGCCGCGGCCCGCCGATGCCCGTCCCGTGACGATATTTGAGCTGGCCAGCGTGCGTGCGCCTGAGATCGTCCTCGACACAGGCCACTCCATCGGTGGGTGGGGTGGCACTGACTTGCACGAGACGCGGGCCCTGCCGGCCCGGATCGAGATGGCAGAACTGACCCGCCGCATTGCCGGGCACGTCAAGCGCGTCGATCACACGGGCGTGAACGTGCCCGCCTGTGCCACTTCACCCGAGCAGTGGAGCGACCTCACCACTGCGCTCGCCTCGGCGTCCACCATGTACCGCTATCCCACCGGTGAGGACTGGCCGTTTGTCCTTCCGTCGACATCGGATGAGCTCATCGACGACATCCGTGACTTCGTCATCGGCCGCGAGCCTAGATTCGAGCTGGTTTACGACCAGTGGCTGACGCAGACGCAGTGGCAGTTCGCCCTCTGGACCGACCTGACCCGCGCAGACCTGGAGCAGATGTTTCCTGAGCCCGAAGGGATGACGTTCCCGGAACTTGAGGAGATCTTCCGCGTCGTACCTGTCCTCAGTCCCTGGCCATGCCTGGATATCCGATTCGACCTGTGCTACCGGATCGAAAACGGTCCGTCCGACTGGGAAACCGGCGAATGGCTCGTCACGGAAGGCGGCCGAATCCGCTGACACCGACGCGATCCGGCCGCCATGGTGACCGGATCGCCTCGTCTGCGAACTCAGCCGCGTTGGTTCAGAGCTCTGGTCAAGTCCCGGTTCGCCTCCCTCGCGGCATTGAGATCAGATCGGGCCTCCTCCAACGCGGAGGTCAGTTCGACATTTTGCTGCTCCAGCCTCGTGATCTTCCGCTGGAGCTCGTCGATGTCCGCTGGGGCTCCGAGCCCGGACTCCTGCCATGCCTGAGCACCCAGCGCCTGCGACAGTCGCTTCTCCAACTGCTGAATGCGTGCGGCCAAGCGGGTGTTGCGGGCCTGGGCGTTGGCGAGGTCGGCCTGGAGCGAGGCCCGGCTCACCGGTGAGCCGCCGGCCGGGTCCTGGGCTGCCGGTTCGAGTTCTGCGGCGTGGACGATTTCGAGCAGGTCGCGGTGACGGTAGAGGAAGCTGCGGTCCACTGCGGCTTGCCGGGCGATGGCCGAGACACTGATCGGGGTGCCATTCTTCCCGGCGTTTTTCACCGCTGTGGCAACCCGCTGGCGGCGGCGCTCAGTGTCCGCTTGACGGCCATCACGCATGGCGGGGATCACGGCAGCCTCCAGGGCCTGACATCAGGAAGTGGCTGCCCGACACGGGGCATGCCCAGCATCACCACACGGCCGCGGCGGACCACGGCGACGGCTTCCTCGATCTGTGCACGTTCCTCTTCCGACAGGTCGTCCAGGTCTGCCTTGACCCGGTTGAGCAGACGGCGGACGCGGCCAATTTCCTCTTCGGAGGGCATGGCCTCGCTGCGGGCCCAGTCGTCGGCCTCGAAGGCCGACATGAGCCGCTCGCGGCTGCGGAGCAGATCAGAAAGGTAACGCTCGAGGTCGGGAAGGTAGGAGACGTCGGTGCGGAAGTGGTCACAGCCGACACAGCGGAACCGAATCGGGCAACTCTGGCCCCCGGCCGCGACGTTGTGCGGTTCCAGGCAGATGCCCTAGGCCGTAGCCACTTCCCCGATGGCCCGGCGCACGTGTTCGGAGTCCAGCATCCACTGCGCCTTGCGCCAGACACGGTTGCCGCGGCGGTCGAACTGCAGGGCAGTGACCCGGTCGACAGCCTCGCGCCGTCGTTCCTGGCTGACGCGGTAGTACGCCTGAGTTGTGGAGAGTTCACGATGGTCCATCAAATCCATGAGCACGTCCGGGGCGATGTCGCTGTCCGCGTGACGCTGCGCGAAGGAATGCCGGTAGGCGTAGGGGAAGATCCTGGACTTGTCGAACGGCAGCATCTTCGTCACGAGCTGCCCGTCGACCAGCACCACGACCGGCATCATGATGTCGGGCAAGTCATCGACCCACGCTCGGTGAGCCTCGCCGATCGAGCCGATCGGCTTCGTCCCCGCGGGGTTGGCCACCGGACTCGGCAGCAGCTTGAGCTTGCTGGTCGGGGTGTCGGGGAACCGCTCACGCACCCGTTCCTGCTGCGCCGCAATCACGGCGGCGGTCGCCTGCGCGATCGGCAGACGACGGCCCAGCCGGTAGTCCTTGGAGTTGTCGTAGACCAGATGGGTGTCGCCGGGACCCCTCCCTGGAATGGCGCTGGGACCGCGACCCGCAGTGGAGCGCTGCCTGACTTCTCTTTCGGGTTCCGCCGACGCTCGCTCCTCGACGGTGAAGGCTGCCAGACAGACGTGTTCGGCGAGGCGCAACTACTGCTGCCAGCCCTCGGCAAGTCCTTGGTACATCTCTGCTCCCAGCAGTGCCGCATTGGCGAGAATCAGAGTGAACACGGTGAGCGCGAACCATCGGGCCGCAGTGACGGCGCAGGCCCGTTGCGCCAGCGCCCGTCGGACGGCCATGTAGCTGTGGCCGTAAGGACGTGGTGGTCCAACCGGCGGCGACGGTTCTGTTGAGCGATCACACTCCAGAACAGACTTCTCCAGCACTTGTAGATGCGACGC
This genomic window from Streptomyces sp. DG2A-72 contains:
- a CDS encoding IS5 family transposase; translation: MCGLRTRYSTDLSDPEWEILCPLVPAVKPGGRPAKHARREILNALAYWVRAGCAWRLLPHDLPPWQTVYHYWRRWQQEGVWERMLTGLRERERVQVGRDPTPSAAIVDSQSVRASERGGLHGYDGGKKVSGIKRHLLVDTRGTVLVACVSPASVGDRDGAVVLFSRAADAFPRLRHVWADQGYRGADFHAWAQEATGITVEVVQRRDGGFRSTWARVGAPPPAVRLFAVVPRRWVVERTFAWLGRCRRLSKDYEYLRVCSENAIYLTMAMLLVRRLARPAR
- a CDS encoding transposase, giving the protein MAGVITASETAWIAPFTGLSPRLFTRLVAAVRRENAAAPARGRPWKLPLEDRVLLVTTYWRTNLTLRQLAPLFGISKSAADRVIDHLGPMLALQPRKRFRKDTVLIADGTLVPTRDHSVAEQSKNYRYSTNHQVVIDADTRLVVTAGRPLPGNRNDCKAWELSGAKAAVGQTTVIADGGYRGTGLIIPHRPEPGQSELPGRKEEHNRSHRKVRARVEHTFARMKEWKILRDCRLKGDGVHHAMLGIAHLHNLALALAG
- a CDS encoding DUF317 domain-containing protein, which produces MRIERVHEAHPRETAWTVAAYETPVSDRMWHLTATGTTPTPVLQTLLHHLAEGDAWDTAIGSPVDEKTVTAATKPLTDAGWKHTVDGRWIRWTNLSGDAGIQFDAFAAQNPNSPLTTWTIWAGLSIDHPTWTITASPYTPSSLMASLAETLAHATGTRQTNTSQRVRGAHLGTTPPALPPATAGYPSGRSL
- a CDS encoding DUF6262 family protein; the protein is MIPAMRDGRQADTERRRQRVATAVKNAGKNGTPISVSAIARQAAVDRSFLYRHRDLLEIVHAAELEPAAQDPAGGSPVSRASLQADLANAQARNTRLAARIQQLEKRLSQALGAQAWQESGLGAPADIDELQRKITRLEQQNVELTSALEEARSDLNAAREANRDLTRALNQRG
- a CDS encoding helix-turn-helix domain-containing protein codes for the protein MGGKWKGLILFWLGEGPLRFGELRRTVVGISERMLILHLRELEASGLVHREVHHQVPPKVEYSLTEFGHSLLTALTPLGQWGEDHMERLEALLEPGPREGSREHRRDTSAP
- a CDS encoding ferredoxin; amino-acid sequence: MTLYFDPMTTVHSRDHNAFRGRWEDRLWLNVPGPFYGGETDTCWTGRLAAPAHVLYGGEYLTEYVYRQPRTPAETAVLVDAAGDDPFGGYGCDGDSRWTPEAVREWWRNRGQVLQYLSDQRSTWDESDAAQGQDIAAAVRDFESYIGGGLASDLQIYLYWLEKRQSPDPGDRLPEL